A portion of the Archocentrus centrarchus isolate MPI-CPG fArcCen1 chromosome 19, fArcCen1, whole genome shotgun sequence genome contains these proteins:
- the adgra1a gene encoding adhesion G protein-coupled receptor A1, with protein sequence MDLKKVLSFPPYPGDYLHPVVYACTAVMLLCLLVSIVTYIVHHSVIRISRNGWHTLLNFLFHTGLTFGVFAGGINQVNLPFVCQIVGIVLHYASLSTMLWLTFTARNICKDVSKDPLQRQDRNRPSQTRTKPVILRFYLVSDGIPIIIVGVTAAFGMDNYGSRDDALYCWMAWEASLGGFYAPMSLLVLVMSVYFLWTYIQLKRHPERKYELQVLREEQQQLSSSESSHHCHTDTGGASVPAGDCQAFVAGMSVLANEHSFKSQLRATVFTLFLFLATWALGALAVSLGHFLDMIFSCLYGAFCVTLGLFLLIQHCAKRDDVWHRWWACCSAKTVDGPGEGQNHGQELHQPHFHSLLSGKQELLSTHLIQSSHHKIPPPPQSPMSNHIGPCCVAVMSPVSPSPILPLAEPMPSPCSQSLPDELPHPTLPLQSCLADKTKPRSFNRPRPCFQDYRSHMTSTSMDGSVHSTHLDSPHTVHHIEASPLVSNSPYPDLQLPCLSHHLDKQLVSCHNLQHKISCHSVQDSIASCNSHTHNMRGSISSCHSLLMPSHGVDTCLWHMYCSADHSSSTNCCERASPFTLHYEQDLDTLSCMADKEKDNVCLDVEQKDFPRNTLPRQHGTVNRRGPIGRNRSLQEDSLVGSDATGNIRTGPWKNETTV encoded by the exons ATG GATCTAAAGAAAGTGTTATCCTTCCCTCCATACCCTGGGGATTACCTACATCCCGTGGTGTATGCCTGCACTGCAGTTATGCTGCTCTGTCTACTTGTCTCCATTGTGACGTACATTGTCCACCACAG tgtgaTCCGAATCAGCAGGAATGGCTGGCACACACTCCTCAACTTCCTCTTTCACACAGGACTGACATTTGGAGTTTTTGCTGGTGGAATCAATCAGGTCAACTTACCTTTTGTGTGTCAGATT GTTGGCATTGTGCTCCACTATGCTTCTTTGTCTACCATGCTGTGGCTGACCTTTACTGCTAGAAACATCTGCAAAGATGTTTCCAAGGACCCACTTCAGCGACAGGATAGGAATAGGCCTTCCCAGACTCGCACCAAACCAGTCATCCTCAG attttatctTGTAAGTGATGGAATCCCTATCATAATAGTTGGAGTCACAGCTGCATTTGGTATGGATAACTATGGCAGCAGAGATGATGCTCTGTA TTGCTGGATGGCATGGGAAGCAAGTCTGGGTGGTTTCTACGCTCCCATGAGTCTTCTGGTCTTAGTCATGTCTGTGTACTTCTTGTGGACCTATATCCAGCTGAAGCGCCACCCAGAGAGGAAGTATGAGCTGCAGGTTTTGAGGGAAGAGCAGCAACAATTGTCATCAAGTGAATCCAGCCATCACTGCCATACTGACACTGGGGGAGCTTCAGTGCCTGCTGGGGACTGCCAAGCCTTTGTTGCAGGCATGTCGGTACTTGCCAATGAGCACTCTTTTAAATCTCAGCTCCGGGCCACAGTCTTcactctcttcctcttcctggcTACCTGGGCTTTGGGAGCATTGGCTGTTTCACTGGGACATTTCCTGGACATGATATTCAGTTGTCTCTATGGAGCTTTTTGCGTCACTCTGGGGCTCTTTCTTCTCATCCAGCACTGTGCTAAACGTGATGATGTGTGGCACCGTTGGTGGGCTTGTTGCTCGGCCAAGACAGTGGATGGGCCTGGTGAAGGACAGAACCATGGACAGGAGCTCCATCAGCCACACTTCCACTCCCTACTCTCAGGCAAGCAGGAGCTGCTTTCCACTCACCTTATACAGAGTTCTCACCACAAAATACCACCGCCTCCCCAAAGCCCAATGTCAAATCACATAGGCCCATGCTGTGTGGCTGTGATGAGTCCTGTTAGCCCTTCCCCCATCTTACCTCTTGCTGAGCCAATGCCTTCACCATGTTCACAGTCACTTCCTGATGAGCTCCCTCATCCAACTCTTCCCCTGCAAAGCTGTCTTGCCGATAAAACAAAGCCACGCTCCTTTAACCGTCCACGCCCATGCTTCCAGGATTACCGGTCTCACATGACTTCCACAAGTATGGATGGGAGTGTGCACAGCACTCATCTGGACAGTCCTCATACTGTGCACCACATTGAAGCCTCACCACTGGTTTCCAACAGTCCATACCCAGATCTCCAGCTTCCGTGCCTCAGCCATCACTTGGATAAGCAGCTGGTTTCCTGCCACAACTTGCAACACAAGATTTCCTGCCACAGTGTGCAAGACTCAATCGCCTCCTGTAATAGTCATACTCACAACATGCGTGGCAGTATCTCTTCCTGCCACAGCCTCCTTATGCCTTCTCACGGGGTTGATACCTGCTTGTGGCATATGTACTGCTCAGCTGATCACTCTTCCAGCACGAACTGTTGTGAGAGAGCCAGTCCCTTCACCTTGCATTATGAGCAAGACCTTGACACTTTGAGCTGCATGGCAGACAAAGAAAAGGATAATGTCTGTCTAGACGTAGAACAGAAAGATTTCCCAAGAAACACCCTACCTCGGCAGCATGGTACTGTCAACCGACGAGGACCCATTGGTCGCAACAGGAGTTTGCAGGAAGATAGCCTGGTTGGTTCAGATGCCACAGGAAACATACGGACTGGCCCCTGGAAGAATGAAACCACTGTATAA